In Streptomyces sp. SN-593, a single genomic region encodes these proteins:
- a CDS encoding alpha/beta fold hydrolase, with protein sequence MSGTVSYTIPGMRVGERLVEVPLDWSDPGRGTLEVFVRDIADPARAGEDLPCLVYLQGGPGGKGPRPLDRGGWLGVALKTHRVVLLDQRGTGRSSRVDGRRMAAFSDAGDAADHLACFRADSIVADHEHVRRTVFGGRRWSTLGQSYGGFLTLSYLSRAPEGLNACYVTGGLPALEPSAAEVYRRTYPRVLAKNALLHRRYPHLAENLARIADRLSAGDVVLPDGDVLTVRRLQSLGVDLGMKPGHERLHWLLDEAWSGEELSAAFLYQVMARTSYSDNPLYAALQESIYGHGPGATGWAAEAERARHPEFAESARPLLLTGEMIYPWMFEEIGQLRPFRTAVDLLAERGSWPALYDVERLAANEVPVAAAVYHDDMYVDAGLQLDTASRVGGAQVWVTNEYEHDGIGDERVFTRLREMVDATGGPVRGN encoded by the coding sequence ATGAGCGGCACCGTCAGTTACACCATCCCCGGCATGCGGGTCGGCGAACGGCTCGTCGAGGTGCCGCTGGACTGGTCCGATCCCGGCCGGGGCACCCTGGAGGTCTTCGTCCGTGACATCGCCGACCCGGCGCGGGCCGGCGAGGACCTGCCCTGCCTGGTCTACCTGCAGGGCGGTCCCGGCGGGAAGGGCCCGCGCCCGCTGGACCGCGGGGGCTGGCTGGGGGTGGCCCTCAAGACGCACCGGGTGGTCCTGCTCGACCAGCGCGGTACCGGTCGCAGCAGCCGGGTGGACGGCCGACGGATGGCCGCGTTCTCCGACGCCGGTGACGCGGCCGACCACCTGGCGTGCTTCCGGGCCGACTCCATCGTCGCGGACCACGAGCACGTGCGGCGGACGGTGTTCGGCGGGCGGCGGTGGTCGACACTGGGGCAGTCGTACGGCGGGTTCCTCACGCTCAGCTACCTCTCCCGGGCCCCCGAGGGGCTGAACGCCTGCTACGTCACCGGAGGGCTTCCCGCGCTGGAGCCGTCGGCGGCGGAGGTGTACCGGCGTACGTACCCGCGGGTGCTGGCGAAGAACGCGCTGCTGCACCGCCGTTACCCGCACCTGGCGGAGAACCTCGCGCGGATCGCGGACCGGCTGTCGGCCGGCGACGTCGTGCTGCCGGACGGCGACGTGCTGACGGTGCGCCGGCTTCAGTCGCTGGGGGTCGATCTCGGGATGAAGCCCGGGCACGAACGGCTGCACTGGCTGCTGGACGAGGCGTGGAGCGGCGAGGAGCTGTCGGCGGCGTTCCTGTACCAGGTCATGGCCAGGACGTCCTACAGCGACAACCCGTTGTACGCCGCGTTGCAGGAGAGCATCTACGGCCACGGTCCGGGGGCGACCGGTTGGGCGGCCGAGGCGGAACGCGCGCGCCACCCGGAGTTCGCCGAGTCCGCGCGGCCGCTGCTGCTCACCGGCGAGATGATCTACCCCTGGATGTTCGAGGAGATCGGGCAACTGCGGCCGTTCCGCACGGCGGTGGACCTGCTCGCGGAGCGCGGGAGCTGGCCGGCGCTGTACGACGTGGAGCGCCTGGCCGCCAACGAGGTGCCCGTCGCCGCCGCCGTCTACCACGACGACATGTACGTCGACGCGGGGTTGCAGCTCGACACCGCGAGCCGGGTGGGGGGTGCGCAGGTGTGGGTGACCAACGAGTACGAGCACGACGGGATCGGCGACGAGCGGGTCTTCACCCGGCTGCGGGAGATGGTGGACGCCACCGGCGGGCCGGTCCGCGGGAACTAG
- a CDS encoding FAD-dependent monooxygenase — translation MSDPILVVGAGPVGLAAAGELARRGVPVRIVDTLPVPTTESRAVIVHARSLEMLERVGVLDDIVASGIKSTCVEMHAGGRTLARFDLDIVDSAHPYSVLTAQTETERVLTEHLAAYGVEVERGVSLTGLEQTASGVHATLRGPGGAQQTVAASWLVGADGARSEVRRQVGTALEGSFHGERFLMGDVHAAHDFDKRSMYTFFSPHDGPLMVFPMKGDRMRLIAQIPTASTDAASQEWLQRIADERAAGRLRILDSLWLTCFEVHHAQVPRYRFGRVFLAGDAAHVHSPAGGQGMNTGLQDAFNLGWKLAAAHQGTASPTLLDSYHAERHPVAARVIEFSTRLTQASTLANPVAQKLRNAVLHTVTGIGPARRALAEETEETTLAYRDSPAVVRSTAHARIHSGDHLPDVPDTGLREALTKPTGHVLLTLGPLPALPDLPGVRQVLVAGTAAATDGFDAVVADPDRRAAARFGLASGRVMIRPDGYVGAIAEGDDPAPVAAYQALTTAAAATGSEAAAAPA, via the coding sequence ATGAGTGACCCGATCCTGGTCGTCGGCGCCGGTCCGGTCGGCCTCGCCGCGGCGGGTGAACTGGCGCGGCGCGGCGTGCCGGTCCGCATCGTCGACACACTTCCGGTGCCCACCACCGAGTCGCGCGCCGTCATCGTGCACGCCCGCAGCCTCGAAATGCTCGAACGCGTCGGTGTGCTCGACGACATCGTCGCCTCCGGCATCAAGTCCACCTGCGTCGAGATGCACGCCGGCGGGCGCACCCTCGCCCGCTTCGACCTGGACATCGTGGACAGCGCCCACCCCTACTCGGTGCTGACCGCGCAGACCGAGACCGAACGCGTCCTGACCGAGCACCTGGCCGCGTACGGCGTCGAGGTCGAGCGGGGCGTCTCGCTGACCGGCCTGGAACAGACCGCGAGCGGGGTCCACGCGACCCTGCGCGGCCCCGGCGGCGCGCAGCAGACCGTCGCGGCCTCCTGGCTCGTCGGCGCCGACGGTGCGCGCAGCGAGGTACGGCGGCAGGTCGGCACCGCGCTGGAGGGGTCCTTCCACGGGGAGCGCTTCCTGATGGGCGACGTGCACGCCGCCCACGACTTCGACAAGCGCTCGATGTACACCTTCTTCTCCCCGCACGACGGCCCGTTGATGGTCTTCCCGATGAAGGGCGACCGGATGCGGCTGATCGCCCAGATCCCCACCGCGTCCACGGACGCCGCGAGCCAGGAGTGGCTGCAGCGGATCGCCGACGAGCGGGCCGCGGGCCGGCTCCGGATCCTCGACTCACTGTGGCTGACCTGTTTCGAGGTCCACCACGCGCAGGTTCCGCGGTACCGGTTCGGGCGGGTCTTCCTGGCCGGCGACGCGGCCCACGTGCACAGCCCGGCCGGCGGGCAGGGCATGAACACCGGCCTCCAGGACGCCTTCAACCTCGGGTGGAAACTCGCCGCGGCCCACCAGGGGACGGCGTCGCCGACGCTGCTCGACAGCTACCACGCCGAGCGCCATCCGGTCGCGGCACGCGTCATCGAGTTCAGTACCAGGCTCACGCAGGCCAGCACCCTGGCGAACCCGGTCGCGCAGAAGCTGCGCAACGCGGTCCTGCACACCGTCACCGGGATCGGCCCGGCCCGGCGGGCCCTGGCCGAGGAGACCGAGGAGACCACGCTGGCCTACCGCGACAGCCCGGCGGTCGTACGGTCCACCGCGCACGCGCGTATCCACAGCGGCGACCACCTGCCCGACGTGCCGGACACCGGACTCCGCGAGGCGCTGACGAAGCCGACGGGGCACGTCCTGCTGACCCTCGGCCCCCTTCCGGCGCTGCCGGACCTCCCCGGCGTCCGGCAGGTCCTCGTCGCCGGCACCGCGGCCGCGACCGATGGTTTCGACGCCGTCGTCGCGGACCCGGACCGGCGCGCGGCCGCCCGCTTCGGGCTGGCCTCGGGCCGCGTCATGATCCGGCCGGACGGCTACGTGGGGGCGATCGCCGAGGGGGACGACCCCGCACCGGTCGCCGCCTACCAGGCCCTCACCACCGCCGCGGCCGCCACCGGCAGCGAGGCGGCCGCGGCCCCGGCGTGA